A window of the Hordeum vulgare subsp. vulgare chromosome 5H, MorexV3_pseudomolecules_assembly, whole genome shotgun sequence genome harbors these coding sequences:
- the LOC123453052 gene encoding uncharacterized protein LOC123453052 — protein MDKTLSTAIKNGVSSTINRNLASFASDLIKSDYSQDHTDAVLVMHTLTSQEEHRTRTLSQIQSSPLCVSRLLDMVTSKSRTDQRTKICIAEIVAHLASNLRLADISGATESISSMINPYFTKISAPATNVNIDHQTAIDITTDPQGLVQLASGTSGAESKPLIIHGLLILAKLAVNPDNCKHIYDYKGLLSKIISPVKNKVYDMPRDDGITMEITEKALEVVSMLVSGTDETNEKIRREICSNGIAVNDIRSILEKGHMYNKLKVPATKILTELSLDTFTQPTLGLDGVAIFINYLMGILFAAANVSEELKNTAGEALAVLAMDNANCMRIMDFSRETIQLLTDMIPTENARLYQTAIAQLLMQLCANSNPAEREERLASVKTNLHEVLKVICNVEQAENANQVGSPQHNLGQQQAANVNQAGSPGHNSVQQQAANANQVGSPQHNSGQQQAANTHQAGSPQHNPGQQQATDTNQVGSPQHNLGQQQAANANQAGSPQHNRGPPSFSRALYRLNSFLGAHHSHAANRNNPSDNLPVVSQLEGAKRKSLAAFLGLTLQICDKLQISSDDFDNALALIPLSMDGFVDRLNHIIEQCKGHSFDSLEGKGPSVEYLIIIKTVTKLCTWMMQRKPDCITVFQNRNTSTKLQGALEDMRDLELGILLTGSARDMDNYQTLSTIVGVARQMMDANVQI, from the exons ATGGACAAAACCTTGAGCACGGCCATAAAGAATGGGGTGTCAAGTACCATCAACAGGAACCTGGCTTCCTTCGCATCAGACTTGATTAAATCTGACTACAGTCAGGATCACACTGATGCAGTTTTGGTGATGCATACATTGACATCCCAAGAGGAGCATAGAACAAGAACTCTATCCCAGATACAATCCTCGCCGCTCTGTGTTTCCAGGCTGCTTGACATGGTTACCTCAAAGAGCCGCACTGATCAGAGGACAAAAATATGCATCGCAGAAATTGTGGCACATCTTGCTAGCAACCTGCGCCTGGCTGACATATCAGGAGCAACAGAGTCCATATCTTCCATGATTAATCCCTACTTCACGAAAATATCAGCCCCAGCTACCAATGTCAACATTGACCATCAGACAGCTATTGATATCACAACTGACCCGCAGGGGCTTGTTCAGTTAGCCAGCGGTACCAGTGGAGCTGAAAGCAAACCTCTAATTATCCATGGCCTGTTGATTCTTGCCAAGCTTGCAGTTAACCCGGACAACTGCAAACACATATATGATTACAAGGGTCTCCTCTCCAAGATAATATCTCCAGTCAAAAATAAAGTGTATGACATGCCCAGAGATGATGGTATCACCATGGAAATAACTGAGAAGGCACTGGAAGTGGTGAGCATGCTTGTCAGTGGCACAGATGAAACCAATGAAAAGATACGCCGAGAGATTTGTAGCAATGGGATAGCAGTGAATGATATCCGCTCAATCTTGGAAAAGGGCCACATGTACAACAAGCTAAAGGTTCCAGCAACAAAGATCCTTACGGAGCTATCTTTGGATACGTTCACTCAACCTACCCTTGGACTTGATGGCGTAGCGATATTCATTAACTACTTGATGGGTATCTTATTTGCTGCTGCAAATGTGAGTGAAGAACTCAAGAATACCGCAGGGGAAGCATTGGCAGTACTGGCAATGGACAATGCCAATTGTATGAGGATCATGGATTTCAGCAGAGAGACAATTCAGTTGCTCACAGATATGATTCCTACGGAAAACGCCAGATTATATCAAACTGCCATAGCACAACTGCTGATGCAACTTTGTGCAAATTCAAATCCTGCAGAAAGGGAGGAGCGTCTCGCGTCAGTCAAAACAAATCTACATGAG GTGCTCAAAGTTATATGCAATGTTGAACAAGCAGAAAATGCAAATCAGGTGGGTTCTCCACAGCACAACTTAGGCCAGCAACAAGCAGCAAACGTAAATCAGGCAGGTTCTCCCGGGCATAATTCGGTCCAGCAACAAGCAGCAAATGCAAATCAGGTGGGTTCTCCACAGCACAATTCAGGCCAGCAACAAGCAGCAAACACACATCAGGCGGGTTCTCCCCAGCATAACCCGGGCCAGCAACAAGCAACAGACACAAATCAGGTGGGTTCTCCACAGCACAACCTTGGGCAACAACAAGCAGCAAACGCAAATCAGGCGGGTTCTCCACAGCACAACCGGGGCCCGCCCTCATTTTCTCGGGCACTTTATCGCTTGAACAGTTTTCTCGGGGCTCACCACTCTCACGCTGCTAACAGAAACAATCCCAGTGACAATTTGCCGGTTGTTTCTCAGCTCGAAGGTGCTAAAAGAAAATCCCTGGCAGCCTTCTTAGGCCTTACATTGCAGATATGTGACAAactgcagatcagctctgatgatTTTGATAATGCACTTGCGCTCATTCCTCTTTCCATGGATGGCTTTGTGGATAGACTGAATCATATAATAGAACAGTGCAAGGGCCACTCTTTTGATAGCTTGGAAGGGAAGGGTCCCTCAGTTGAGTACCTGATAATAATCAAGACAGTGACAAAGTTATGTACATGGATGATGCAACGCAAGCCAGACTGCATTACAGTATTCCAGAACAGGAACACTAGCACAAAACTGCAGGGTGCTTTGGAGGATATGAGAGACCTGGAACTAGGTATACTCCTTACCGGCAGTGCACGGGACATGGATAATTACCAAACCCTTTCAACCATCGTTGGTGTTGCACGGCAAATGATGGATGCTAATGTGCAGATTTAA